The proteins below come from a single Psychrobacter sp. FDAARGOS_221 genomic window:
- a CDS encoding ammonium transporter produces the protein MQNQIFELQYALDTFYFLICGALVMWMAAGFAMLEAGLVRSKNTTEILTKNIGLFAIACTMYMICGYQFMYGGGFFLSDIAGNDTLVAQALADSAENGFGGDSVYSKASDFFFQVVFVATCMSIVSGAVAERMKLWVFFAFAVVMTGLIYPIEGSWTWNGQSVFGLFSLGEVTDAAGNVVRAGFSDFAGSGIVHMAGASAALAGVLLLGPRKGKYGKNGEIRAIPGANLPLAALGTFILWLGWFGFNGGSVLKLGDINSAHTVAMVFLNTNAAAAGGALGALLLARIIFGKADLTMLLNGALAGLVAITAGPDTPTPLLATVFGFIAGMLVVCSILALDKMKIDDPVGAISVHGVVGLFGLLIVPITNENTSFGMQLMGAATIFVWVFVCSLIVWSVLKAVVGLRISKEEEYEGADISECGQEAYPEFVN, from the coding sequence ATGCAAAACCAGATCTTTGAGCTTCAATACGCACTCGACACCTTTTATTTCCTAATTTGTGGCGCCTTAGTCATGTGGATGGCAGCTGGCTTTGCCATGCTTGAAGCAGGTTTGGTTCGCTCTAAAAATACCACAGAAATCCTCACCAAAAATATTGGTCTTTTCGCCATTGCCTGTACCATGTATATGATCTGTGGCTATCAGTTTATGTATGGCGGCGGCTTCTTCTTAAGTGACATCGCTGGTAACGACACCTTGGTTGCTCAAGCGCTTGCCGATTCTGCTGAGAATGGCTTCGGTGGCGATTCTGTCTACTCAAAAGCCTCTGACTTTTTCTTCCAAGTGGTGTTTGTGGCAACTTGTATGTCGATTGTGTCAGGTGCGGTTGCTGAGCGTATGAAGCTGTGGGTGTTCTTTGCCTTTGCTGTGGTGATGACCGGACTGATTTATCCGATAGAGGGCAGCTGGACTTGGAATGGTCAATCGGTATTCGGTCTGTTCTCACTGGGTGAAGTGACTGACGCGGCGGGCAATGTGGTACGTGCTGGTTTTAGCGACTTTGCAGGCTCTGGTATTGTACATATGGCAGGCGCTTCTGCTGCTTTGGCCGGCGTATTATTGCTCGGGCCGCGTAAAGGCAAATATGGTAAAAACGGTGAAATCCGTGCTATTCCAGGTGCTAATTTACCGCTTGCTGCTTTAGGTACCTTTATTCTTTGGCTCGGCTGGTTTGGCTTCAATGGCGGCTCTGTGCTTAAGCTTGGCGATATCAATAGCGCACATACGGTTGCTATGGTATTTTTGAACACCAATGCGGCAGCTGCTGGCGGTGCATTGGGCGCCTTATTGTTAGCGCGTATCATCTTTGGCAAAGCCGATTTAACCATGTTGTTAAACGGTGCATTAGCCGGTCTGGTTGCCATTACTGCCGGCCCCGATACCCCAACTCCTCTACTGGCAACAGTATTTGGCTTTATCGCAGGTATGCTAGTGGTTTGCTCGATTCTAGCATTAGATAAGATGAAGATTGATGATCCGGTTGGTGCCATCTCGGTTCATGGCGTGGTCGGTCTGTTTGGTTTACTGATTGTGCCTATTACCAATGAAAACACTTCATTTGGCATGCAGCTTATGGGCGCCGCTACCATCTTCGTTTGGGTATTCGTGTGTAGCCTGATTGTTTGGAGTGTTCTAAAAGCCGTTGTTGGCCTACGCATCTCTAAAGAAGAAGAGTATGAAGGTGCAGACATC